From Quercus lobata isolate SW786 chromosome 1, ValleyOak3.0 Primary Assembly, whole genome shotgun sequence, one genomic window encodes:
- the LOC115975354 gene encoding uncharacterized protein LOC115975354, which translates to MARKGNNKKSGPVARKNTRGKSKSDDASVDNMTIRALKDEVMRKAAGSKPKVEKSVAKQDRKSNDVTVDDDLIMGALENEVRGKVAGDKSKGEKSVAKQSSNLKDCDVDDNLKIGAVKNEVIGQVSGGELKGEKSAARKSEAGGVKLIAEKIDTHTIMMEESKQDMATPVKRKRGADGEIAQAFWSSPVISLSRLRPRKEVPAFRMVDLVDDDNERIVGKRVKVYWSGSRKWFIGCIKAFDKKNRLHRIRYEDDEDEIVDLKKELFELEIKPADGFKLKTKPSSGKKVNGLDGNKGSTETWCGNVEMVDAQKVEKQSEPKDRMAPIGVKKKRSKSQSRRKGKEEDLDANKEIVSQHDETKNNIVHGDIDFDKSVEINNQEGDEEIDSLAREACEEECGMLAEAQCKKPDFNAKKKEDDQVEKQTEIEDIMASKDGITSLSLSSNPQGVKNDMDKLAANAEVSGLPNKVEEKVTGKQINVEGPRDADTVKSCDGTEILLKAASEGACESSDGALHMFPKNLGEEDPETLKVKLEVGNIEKGICEEGNLTGQKTKDNKEAEPNLSEGRKP; encoded by the coding sequence ATGGCTAGGAAAGGGAACAATAAGAAATCAGGACCTGTAGCTCGAAAAAATACCAGAGGTAAGAGCAAATCAGATGATGCTTCTGTAGATAATATGACAATAAGGGCTCTGAAGGACGAAGTAATGAGAAAGGCTGCTGGTAGCAAGCCTAAGGTAGAGAAATCTGTGGCCAAACAGGATAGAAAATCAAATGATGTTACTGTAGATGATGATCTGATAATGGGGGCCTTGGAGAATGAAGTAAGGGGGAAGGTTGCTGGTGATAAGTCCAAGGGAGAGAAATCTGTGGCCAAACAAAGCAGCAACTTGAAAGACTGTGATGTAGATGATAATCTGAAGATAGGGGCTGTGAAGAATGAAGTAATTGGACAGGTTTCTGGTGGTGAGTTAAAGGGAGAGAAGTCTGCAGCAAGAAAAAGTGAGGCAGGTGGGGTCAAACTTATTGCAGAAAAAATTGACACACATACTATCATGATGGAAGAGAGTAAACAGGACATGGCTACTCCAGTGAAGCGAAAGAGGGGAGCAGATGGGGAGATAGCACAGGCATTTTGGTCGTCCCCGGTGATAAGTTTGTCTAGGCTTCGCCCAAGAAAGGAGGTGCCTGCTTTTCGGATGGTAGATTTGGTTGATGATGACAATGAAAGGATCGTTGGCAAAAGAGTTAAGGTTTATTGGTCAGGGTCACGAAAATGGTTCATTGGATGCATCAAAGCTTTTGATAAAAAGAACAGGCTGCATAGGATTCGGTATGAAGACGATGAAGACGAGATTGTGGATTTGAAGAAAGAGTTGTTTGagcttgaaattaagcctgctGATGGTTTCAAGTTGAAAACCAAACCCAGTTCTGGAAAGAAAGTCAATGGCCTGGATGGTAACAAGGGCAGTACTGAAACTTGGTGTGGAAATGTTGAAATGGTGGATGCTCAGAAAGTGGAAAAGCAATCAGAGCCAAAGGATAGAATGGCTCCCATAGGTGTTAAGAAGAAAAGGTCCAAGTCACAGAGCAGGAGAAAAGGCAAAGAGGAGGACCTTGATGCAAATAAGGAAATTGTTTCACAACATGATGAAACTAAGAACAATATAGTGCACGGTGATATTGATTTTGACAAATCTGTGGAAATTAATAATCAAGAGGGGGATGAGGAGATTGATTCTCTTGCAAGGGAAGCATGTGAAGAAGAATGTGGAATGTTGGCTGAAGCCCAATGTAAGAAACCGGACTTCAATgccaagaagaaagaagatgaTCAAGTAGAAAAGCAGACTGAGATAGAAGATATAATGGCCTCCAAAGATGGTATAACTAGTTTGAGTTTAAGCTCAAATCCTCAAGGTGTGAAAAATGATATGGACAAGCTGGCAGCAAATGCAGAAGTCTCTGGTCTTCCTAATAAAGTTGAAGAGAAAGTGACAGGGAAACAAATCAATGTTGAAGGGCCCAGGGATGCTGATACTGTGAAAAGTTGCGATGGGACAGAAATTCTTCTGAAAGCAGCAAGTGAAGGGGCCTGTGAGTCGTCTGATGGTGCACTGCATATGTTTCCAAAAAATCTTGGAGAGGAAGATCCTGAAACTCTGAAGGTTAAACTGGAAGTAGGGAACATTGAAAAAGGTATATGTGAGGAGGGAAACTTGACTGGCCAGAAGACTAAGGATAACAAAGAAGCCGAACCAAACCTGTCAGAAGGGAGAAAGCCATAG